The following proteins are encoded in a genomic region of Burkholderia cepacia:
- a CDS encoding transcriptional regulator: MTSESDDSPLDPALVATLATLNEAANDPAGKTWSLPKIAKRTQLPMSTLRRVLTQLDAAGLSVTTLNEDGTGSAALTDEGRAVCAQLFGANDA, translated from the coding sequence ATGACTTCAGAATCCGACGACTCCCCGCTCGATCCCGCACTCGTTGCGACGCTCGCGACCCTGAACGAGGCCGCGAACGATCCGGCCGGCAAGACGTGGTCGCTACCGAAGATCGCGAAGCGCACGCAACTGCCGATGAGTACGCTACGCCGCGTCTTGACGCAGCTCGACGCCGCGGGCCTGAGCGTGACGACGCTGAACGAAGACGGTACCGGCAGCGCAGCGCTGACCGACGAAGGGCGCGCCGTGTGCGCACAATTGTTCGGCGCGAACGATGCTTGA
- the mgtA gene encoding magnesium-translocating P-type ATPase encodes MTTRHNTSQKKQRGFIKTGAGQQNEPRIMRAAQEAARPLEDTLKALHTSTRGLTYDQAADRLQHYGPNEIAHDKPPHWTRQLLLSFHNPFVYVLLVLAAISFCTDVWFAAPDDRDYVGMTILLTMVTISALLRFVQEFRSLRAAEKLKAMVRTTATVQRAVTDTAEPSRREVPMREVVAGDIVHLSAGDMIPADVRLLASRDLFISQAVLTGEALPVEKYDTLGAVAGKSASTRAASAANDASASLLDLENVCFMGTNVVSGTATAVVVATGEDTYFGSLARNVVSHKRIETSFDRGVASVSWLLIKFMFVMVPIVFMINGLTKGDWLSALTFALAVAVGLTPEMLPMIVSANLARGAVAMARRKVVVKRLNSVQNFGAMDVLCTDKTGTLTQDKIILEHHLDLSGHKNEEVLRLGWLNSFHQSGQKNLIDIAVVARADEIGERVKPQGYKKIDELPFDFVRRRLSVVVEDRHGTHLLICKGAVEEMLAVSTHVQDEDGVRPLDFVARKRLLEQATAYNEDGFRVLVLATRTIARGDERAQYRTADEHDLVVRGFLTFLDPPKESAAPALAALRENGVAVKVLTGDNPTVTMKVCRQVGLEPGKPILGAEIEALDDETLALVVERTTVFAKLTPLQKARIVKALQANGHTVGFLGDGINDAPALRDADVGISVDSGADIAKETADIILLEKSLMVLEEGVIKGRETFGNILKYLNMTASSNFGNVFSVLVASAFLPWEPMLATQLLVLNLIYDTSQMLLPWDKMDPEFLKKPRKWEAGNISRFMLWVGPTSSVFDITTYILMWTVFGAGALYHLNGGTGGQIVMNSGWFIESLVSQTLVVHLLRTQKIPFLQSTASLPVLLSTFTAIAIGCWLPFSPFAEAIGFMHLPGTYWLWLAATMVGYIVLAQIVKTIYVCRYKQWF; translated from the coding sequence ATGACAACACGACACAACACCTCGCAGAAGAAACAGCGCGGCTTCATCAAGACCGGCGCCGGCCAGCAGAACGAGCCGCGCATCATGCGCGCCGCGCAGGAAGCGGCCCGACCGCTCGAAGACACGCTGAAGGCGCTGCACACCAGCACGCGCGGCCTCACCTACGACCAGGCCGCCGACCGCCTGCAGCACTACGGCCCGAACGAAATCGCGCACGACAAGCCGCCGCACTGGACCCGCCAGTTGCTGCTCTCGTTCCACAACCCGTTCGTCTACGTGCTGCTGGTGCTGGCCGCCATCAGCTTCTGCACCGACGTCTGGTTCGCGGCGCCCGACGACCGCGACTATGTCGGCATGACGATCCTGCTGACGATGGTCACGATCAGCGCGCTGCTGCGCTTCGTGCAGGAGTTCCGTTCGCTGCGCGCGGCCGAGAAGCTCAAGGCGATGGTCCGCACGACGGCAACCGTGCAGCGCGCGGTGACCGACACGGCCGAGCCCTCGCGCCGCGAGGTGCCGATGCGCGAAGTCGTGGCCGGCGACATCGTGCACCTGTCGGCCGGCGACATGATCCCGGCGGACGTGCGCCTGCTCGCATCGCGCGACCTGTTCATCAGCCAGGCCGTGCTGACCGGCGAGGCACTGCCCGTCGAGAAATACGACACGCTCGGCGCGGTGGCCGGCAAATCCGCGAGCACGCGCGCGGCCAGCGCGGCGAACGATGCATCGGCGTCGCTGCTCGACCTCGAGAACGTCTGCTTCATGGGCACCAACGTCGTCAGCGGCACGGCGACGGCCGTCGTCGTCGCGACCGGTGAGGACACGTACTTCGGTTCGCTCGCGCGCAACGTCGTGAGCCACAAGCGTATCGAGACGAGCTTCGACCGCGGCGTCGCGAGCGTGAGCTGGCTGCTGATCAAGTTCATGTTCGTGATGGTGCCGATCGTGTTCATGATCAACGGACTGACCAAGGGCGACTGGCTGAGCGCGCTCACATTCGCGCTCGCGGTGGCCGTGGGGCTCACGCCCGAGATGCTGCCGATGATCGTCAGCGCGAACCTCGCGCGCGGCGCGGTCGCGATGGCGCGCCGCAAGGTCGTCGTGAAACGCCTGAACTCGGTGCAGAACTTCGGCGCGATGGACGTGCTGTGTACCGACAAGACCGGCACGCTCACGCAGGACAAGATCATCCTCGAACACCACCTCGACCTGTCCGGTCACAAGAACGAGGAAGTCCTGCGGCTCGGCTGGCTGAACAGCTTCCACCAGAGCGGCCAGAAGAACCTGATCGACATCGCGGTCGTCGCGCGCGCCGACGAGATCGGCGAACGCGTCAAGCCGCAAGGCTACAAGAAGATCGACGAGCTGCCGTTCGACTTCGTGCGACGCCGCCTGTCGGTCGTCGTCGAGGACCGGCACGGCACGCACCTGCTGATCTGCAAGGGCGCGGTCGAGGAAATGCTCGCGGTATCGACCCACGTGCAGGATGAGGACGGCGTACGCCCGCTCGACTTCGTCGCGCGCAAACGGCTGCTCGAACAGGCCACCGCCTACAACGAGGACGGCTTCCGCGTGCTCGTGCTCGCGACGCGCACGATTGCACGCGGCGACGAGCGCGCACAGTACCGCACCGCCGACGAACACGATCTCGTCGTGCGCGGCTTCCTGACCTTCCTCGATCCGCCGAAGGAATCGGCCGCACCGGCGCTCGCCGCGCTGCGCGAAAACGGCGTAGCGGTGAAGGTGCTGACGGGCGACAACCCGACCGTCACGATGAAGGTCTGCCGCCAGGTTGGCCTCGAACCCGGCAAGCCGATCCTCGGCGCGGAAATCGAGGCGCTCGACGACGAAACGCTCGCGCTGGTCGTCGAACGCACGACCGTGTTCGCGAAGCTCACGCCGCTGCAGAAGGCGCGCATCGTCAAGGCGCTGCAGGCGAACGGCCATACGGTCGGCTTCCTCGGCGACGGCATCAACGATGCGCCCGCGCTGCGCGACGCCGACGTCGGCATCTCGGTCGACAGCGGCGCCGATATCGCGAAGGAAACCGCCGACATCATCCTGCTCGAAAAGAGCCTGATGGTGCTCGAGGAAGGCGTGATCAAGGGCCGCGAAACGTTCGGCAACATTCTGAAGTACCTGAACATGACCGCCAGCTCCAACTTCGGCAACGTGTTCTCGGTGCTCGTCGCCAGCGCGTTCCTGCCGTGGGAGCCGATGCTCGCGACGCAGCTGCTCGTGCTGAACCTGATCTACGACACGTCGCAGATGCTGCTGCCGTGGGACAAGATGGACCCCGAGTTCCTGAAGAAGCCGCGCAAGTGGGAAGCCGGCAACATCAGTCGCTTCATGCTGTGGGTCGGGCCAACGTCGTCGGTATTCGACATCACGACCTACATCCTGATGTGGACCGTGTTCGGCGCGGGCGCGTTGTATCACCTGAACGGCGGCACCGGCGGCCAGATCGTGATGAACTCGGGCTGGTTCATCGAGAGTCTCGTGTCGCAAACGCTCGTCGTGCATCTGCTGCGCACGCAGAAGATCCCGTTCCTGCAGAGCACGGCGTCGCTGCCGGTGCTGCTGTCGACCTTCACCGCGATCGCGATCGGCTGCTGGCTGCCGTTCTCGCCGTTCGCGGAAGCGATCGGCTTCATGCACCTGCCGGGCACCTACTGGCTGTGGCTCGCTGCGACGATGGTCGGCTACATCGTGCTCGCGCAGATCGTCAAGACGATTTACGTGTGCCGCTACAAGCAGTGGTTCTGA
- a CDS encoding S8 family peptidase — protein sequence MRAKRFNFALARSAHARMLAGMLSAAALLPLAGCGGGGGGDGSNPSSSNAAPAPTPSPTPTTPTTPPASTGSNACATQQAAVQMAAQTAPVEPPVDHLIVKLKTLTATRAMAAIDNGTRLDAVIQRSMTRWTAPVTGSARAYASTVAQAPVNVQVERTISNGAAVLSLGQRMAATDAAALAQAFAADSDVDYAEPDHPMQVRDTPSDPLYSQQWYLSDPTAGIDLPPAWSVTKGSPTVVTAVLDTGYRPHADLVGNLLSGYSFISNVNTSNNGLTRSPDATDPGDWVTQQELDNANGPYYHCASQPSDSSWHGTRVMGVIGATANNGTGIAGVSWLGQILPVRVLGKCGGVTSDIADGMRWAAGIAVNGVPTNPRPAKVINLSLGGVGACSTTFQQAIDDVTAKGVTVIVAAGNDGLSTGLDQPANCRGVISVGATDATGRRASFSNFGADVALSAPGVNILSTSNTGTTTPGSDTYGPANGTSLATPQVTGVAALMLSVNGNLTPAQIQQKLQGGTRAAKLAAGTSCTAMPAGSGILDAGAAVASANL from the coding sequence ATGAGAGCCAAACGTTTCAATTTTGCGCTGGCGCGCTCCGCACACGCGCGCATGCTCGCCGGCATGCTGTCCGCCGCCGCCCTCCTGCCCCTCGCCGGTTGCGGCGGCGGAGGCGGCGGCGACGGCAGCAACCCTTCCTCCTCCAACGCCGCACCGGCTCCGACGCCGTCCCCCACGCCCACCACCCCCACGACCCCGCCCGCCTCCACCGGCAGCAACGCGTGCGCCACGCAGCAGGCCGCCGTGCAGATGGCCGCGCAGACGGCGCCGGTCGAGCCGCCCGTCGATCACCTGATCGTCAAGCTGAAGACGCTGACGGCCACGCGTGCGATGGCTGCCATCGACAACGGGACGCGGCTCGACGCGGTCATCCAGCGCTCGATGACGCGCTGGACGGCACCGGTGACCGGCAGCGCGCGTGCCTATGCGAGCACGGTCGCGCAAGCGCCGGTGAACGTGCAGGTCGAGCGGACGATCTCGAACGGCGCAGCCGTGCTGTCGCTCGGCCAGCGCATGGCGGCGACCGACGCAGCCGCGCTCGCGCAGGCATTCGCGGCCGACAGCGATGTCGACTACGCGGAACCGGATCACCCGATGCAGGTTCGCGACACGCCGAGCGACCCGCTCTACAGCCAGCAGTGGTACCTGTCCGATCCGACGGCCGGGATCGACCTGCCGCCCGCGTGGAGCGTGACCAAGGGTTCGCCGACCGTCGTCACGGCCGTGCTCGACACGGGCTACCGGCCGCACGCCGACCTCGTCGGCAACCTGCTGTCCGGCTACAGCTTCATCAGCAACGTCAACACCAGCAACAACGGACTGACGCGCAGCCCTGACGCGACCGATCCGGGCGACTGGGTCACGCAGCAGGAACTCGACAACGCAAACGGCCCGTACTATCACTGCGCGAGCCAGCCAAGCGACAGCAGCTGGCACGGCACGCGCGTGATGGGCGTGATCGGCGCGACCGCCAACAACGGCACCGGTATCGCCGGCGTGTCGTGGCTCGGCCAGATCCTGCCGGTACGCGTACTCGGCAAGTGCGGCGGCGTGACGAGCGACATCGCGGACGGGATGCGCTGGGCAGCCGGCATCGCCGTCAACGGCGTCCCGACGAACCCGCGGCCCGCGAAGGTCATCAACCTGAGCCTCGGCGGCGTCGGCGCATGCAGCACGACGTTCCAGCAGGCGATCGACGACGTGACGGCGAAGGGCGTGACGGTCATCGTCGCAGCCGGCAACGACGGCCTGTCGACCGGGCTCGACCAGCCCGCGAACTGCCGCGGCGTGATCAGCGTCGGCGCGACCGACGCGACGGGCCGCCGCGCATCGTTCAGCAACTTCGGCGCCGATGTCGCGCTGAGCGCGCCGGGCGTCAACATCCTGTCGACGTCGAACACCGGCACCACGACACCGGGCTCGGACACCTACGGCCCCGCGAACGGCACCAGCCTCGCGACGCCGCAAGTGACGGGTGTCGCCGCGCTGATGCTGTCGGTGAACGGCAACCTGACGCCCGCGCAGATCCAGCAGAAGCTGCAAGGCGGTACGCGCGCGGCGAAGCTGGCAGCCGGCACGTCGTGCACCGCGATGCCGGCAGGCTCGGGCATCCTCGACGCAGGGGCCGCTGTCGCGTCGGCAAACCTGTAA
- a CDS encoding glutamate/aspartate ABC transporter substrate-binding protein, which produces MDRRFRLLAVALSCALAGAAHAQALTGTLKKIKDTGVVSLGIRESSVPFSYSDNQQKNIGYSRDIASRIIDQLKTELNAPNLTVKEIPITSQNRIPLLQNGTIDFECGSTTNTLERQKQASFSNSIFLYGIRFSTRKDSGVKDFTDLAGKTVATTAGTSDERLLRKLNEEKAMNMTIISAKDHAEAFMNVTTGRAVAFVMDEPLLYGEIAKDRNPGAYTVTGTPLVHENYACMMRKDDPAFKHAVDGVIAKMQTSGAAEKLYNQWFTQPIPPKGVSLDYPLSAEMKQLFRNPTDQAQY; this is translated from the coding sequence ATGGATCGCCGCTTCCGTTTGCTGGCTGTCGCGCTGTCCTGTGCGCTGGCGGGCGCCGCGCACGCGCAGGCCCTCACCGGTACGCTGAAGAAGATCAAGGACACGGGTGTCGTGTCGCTGGGCATTCGCGAATCGTCGGTGCCGTTCTCGTATTCGGACAACCAGCAGAAGAACATCGGCTACTCGCGGGACATCGCGTCGCGCATCATCGACCAGTTGAAGACGGAACTGAACGCGCCGAACCTCACGGTAAAGGAAATCCCGATCACGTCGCAGAACCGGATTCCGCTGCTGCAGAACGGGACGATCGATTTCGAATGCGGCTCGACGACGAACACGCTCGAACGGCAGAAGCAGGCCTCATTTTCGAACAGCATCTTTTTGTATGGCATCCGCTTCAGCACGCGCAAGGATTCGGGCGTGAAGGACTTCACGGACCTGGCCGGCAAGACGGTCGCGACGACGGCCGGTACGTCGGACGAGCGCCTGTTGCGCAAGCTCAACGAAGAGAAGGCGATGAACATGACGATCATCAGCGCGAAGGATCACGCCGAAGCGTTCATGAACGTCACGACCGGGCGTGCGGTGGCGTTCGTGATGGACGAGCCGCTGCTGTACGGCGAGATCGCGAAGGATCGCAATCCGGGCGCGTATACGGTGACGGGCACGCCGCTCGTCCACGAGAACTACGCGTGCATGATGCGCAAGGACGATCCGGCGTTCAAGCATGCCGTCGACGGCGTGATCGCGAAGATGCAGACATCGGGCGCGGCCGAGAAGCTCTACAACCAGTGGTTCACGCAACCGATTCCGCCGAAGGGCGTGAGCCTCGACTATCCGTTGTCGGCGGAGATGAAGCAGCTGTTCAGGAATCCGACGGACCAGGCGCAGTATTGA
- a CDS encoding multidrug effflux MFS transporter has protein sequence MNATLNSARESNSPRFLLFLICLFSSAGQLAIDIYVPALPDMARSFATTPQAIQSSVSVYMAAYALGQLIFGPIADAYGRKRVLAFGLVIYTIGCLLSLGAPNLETFILARCLQGFGIATTNLLAKAIITDSFSGQALMHAFTYMSIAWGLAPIIAPVIGAHLQEWFGWRACLVFLLVYSLAMWALLWHYRETLPKPVHLEPRTLMTNAGKVLASPVFQSCFLAQGLCYSILLVFNIVGPFMVQTTLHKPPTFFGYLALGIGLMYFLGGLSNRIHGRGLPSAEQRLRIGARVMAGASVAMLVLALTVGLRVWTLATPVLVMGFCAGAMYPTLMAKGNSLFPHIAGLTSAILGCALLLVSSAMMGLAGFVSIHVLTPLAVFFVALSFIVVWMVTKLLRYLSQQQAAPVVCGSGEAA, from the coding sequence ATGAACGCCACCCTCAACTCCGCGCGCGAGTCGAATTCGCCGCGCTTCCTGCTGTTCCTGATCTGCCTGTTTTCGTCCGCCGGTCAACTCGCCATCGATATTTACGTGCCCGCGCTGCCCGATATGGCACGGTCGTTCGCTACCACGCCGCAGGCGATCCAGTCGAGCGTGTCCGTTTACATGGCGGCCTATGCGCTCGGCCAGCTGATCTTCGGCCCGATCGCCGACGCGTACGGGCGCAAGCGCGTGCTCGCGTTCGGGCTCGTGATCTACACGATCGGCTGCCTGCTGTCGCTCGGCGCGCCGAATCTCGAGACGTTCATCCTGGCGCGCTGCCTGCAAGGATTCGGGATCGCGACCACCAATCTGCTCGCGAAGGCGATCATCACCGATTCGTTCTCGGGCCAGGCGCTGATGCACGCGTTCACGTACATGTCGATCGCGTGGGGGCTCGCACCGATCATCGCGCCGGTGATCGGCGCGCACCTGCAGGAATGGTTCGGCTGGCGCGCGTGTCTCGTGTTCCTGCTGGTGTACTCGCTGGCGATGTGGGCGCTGCTGTGGCATTACCGTGAAACCTTGCCGAAGCCGGTGCACCTCGAGCCACGCACGCTGATGACGAATGCGGGCAAGGTCCTGGCGAGCCCGGTGTTCCAGAGCTGCTTCCTTGCGCAGGGCCTGTGCTACAGCATCCTGCTCGTGTTCAACATCGTCGGGCCGTTCATGGTGCAGACCACGCTGCACAAGCCGCCGACCTTCTTCGGCTACCTCGCGCTCGGGATCGGGCTGATGTATTTCCTCGGCGGCCTGTCGAACCGGATTCACGGCCGCGGGCTGCCGAGCGCCGAGCAACGGCTGCGCATCGGCGCGCGCGTGATGGCCGGCGCATCGGTCGCGATGCTGGTGCTCGCGTTGACCGTCGGCCTGCGCGTGTGGACGCTCGCGACGCCGGTGCTCGTGATGGGCTTCTGCGCGGGTGCGATGTATCCGACGCTGATGGCCAAGGGCAATTCGCTGTTTCCGCACATCGCCGGGCTGACGAGCGCGATCCTCGGCTGCGCGCTGCTGCTCGTGTCGTCCGCGATGATGGGGCTGGCCGGTTTCGTGTCGATCCATGTGCTGACGCCGCTTGCCGTGTTCTTCGTCGCGCTGTCGTTCATCGTCGTGTGGATGGTGACGAAGCTGCTGCGCTACCTGTCGCAGCAACAGGCCGCGCCCGTCGTGTGCGGGAGCGGGGAGGCCGCGTAA
- a CDS encoding GNAT family N-acetyltransferase, giving the protein MNRILLNRVARSDAADLIAANRASRRHHLPWVDSFIDQAGFDQWFTCCLTGPNVGLVAREQACGAVVGVVNLNEIVGGVFQSAYLGYYGMADFSRKGLMTDALRAAIAIAFGELGLHRLEANIQPGNHASIALVRRLGFTKEGFSPRYLRIGGEWRDHERWALLADGEGEAGA; this is encoded by the coding sequence ATGAACCGGATCCTGCTGAACCGCGTCGCCCGATCCGACGCCGCCGACCTGATCGCCGCCAACCGCGCGAGCCGGCGTCACCATCTGCCGTGGGTCGACTCGTTCATCGACCAGGCAGGATTCGACCAATGGTTCACCTGCTGCCTGACGGGGCCGAACGTCGGCCTCGTCGCGCGCGAGCAGGCTTGCGGCGCGGTGGTCGGTGTCGTGAATCTCAACGAGATCGTCGGTGGCGTGTTTCAGAGCGCGTACCTCGGGTACTACGGGATGGCGGATTTCAGTCGCAAGGGGCTGATGACGGATGCGCTGCGCGCGGCGATCGCCATCGCATTCGGCGAGCTGGGTCTGCATCGGCTCGAAGCGAACATCCAGCCGGGCAACCACGCGTCGATCGCGCTGGTGCGGCGGCTCGGCTTCACGAAAGAGGGTTTTTCGCCGCGCTATCTGCGCATCGGCGGCGAGTGGCGCGACCACGAACGTTGGGCGTTGCTGGCGGACGGCGAGGGCGAAGCGGGCGCGTGA
- the pbpC gene encoding penicillin-binding protein 1C gives MIDQVMPRPARFAGRVFVAVVLAVPLVAHALPSYDEVRRNWRSSDWVLLARDGTPLQRTRVDLTERRGDWVSLADVSPAFREAIVVSEDKRFYEHSGVDWRGIAGAAWGNLWNERTRGASTVTMQLAGLLSDSPRRSGQRSLPQKASQAVNALLLERGWRKDQVLEAYLNLVPFRGETVGLGALSQVLFGKAPSGLDAREAAIAAALVRAPNAAPAKIAERACRILRDMHAEQACASLDGYVQLVVARPANAVRDDGAALAPHFARRIAAEVKPAAGAQVRTTLDAPLQRFARDTLVRALTELNAPAHRRNVQDGAVVVIDNATGEIRAWVGSSGALSSARDVDAVLAPRQAGSTLKPFLYAQALDEKRLTAASLLDDAPINLAAGGGLYIPQNYDKDFKGWVSVRSALGGSLNVPAVRTLVLVTPHRFARTLTALGLPLAQEGDYYGFSLALGSADVTLLSLTNAYRALANGGVARKVVDLPAGVPAPASGTAAAARTDSGTRVFSEAASFVITDILSDNNARVRTFGFDNPLATRFFSAVKTGTSKDMRDNWTVGYTSRYTVGVWVGNADGSPMWDVSGVTGASPVWSAVVGYLHRDLPSRAPRAPAGVETRRIAFERDIEPARNEWFLSGTAVDTIRLAAPVTPGKDGARAPLTIGAPTDGTIFAIDPDIPPKNQRIWFERSAGHATKFAWRLDDKVIGHADRVAWLPWPGRHRLELVDARGNVADAITFEVRGAFTKTAARKP, from the coding sequence ATGATCGATCAGGTAATGCCGCGGCCGGCGCGTTTCGCCGGCCGCGTATTCGTCGCCGTCGTGCTGGCCGTGCCGCTCGTCGCGCATGCGCTGCCGAGCTACGACGAAGTGCGCCGCAACTGGCGCAGCTCCGACTGGGTGCTGCTCGCGCGCGACGGCACGCCGCTGCAGCGCACGCGCGTCGACCTCACCGAACGGCGCGGCGACTGGGTGTCGCTTGCGGATGTGTCACCGGCGTTTCGCGAAGCGATCGTCGTGTCCGAGGACAAGCGCTTCTACGAACACAGTGGCGTCGACTGGCGCGGGATCGCCGGTGCCGCATGGGGCAACCTGTGGAACGAGCGCACGCGCGGCGCGTCGACCGTCACGATGCAGCTTGCCGGGCTGCTCAGCGATTCGCCGCGCCGGTCTGGCCAGCGCTCGCTGCCGCAGAAGGCCTCGCAGGCTGTCAACGCGCTGCTGCTCGAACGCGGCTGGCGCAAGGACCAGGTGCTCGAGGCCTACCTGAACCTGGTGCCGTTCCGCGGCGAGACGGTCGGGCTCGGCGCGCTGTCGCAGGTGCTGTTCGGCAAGGCGCCGTCGGGCCTCGACGCGCGCGAAGCCGCGATCGCGGCCGCGCTCGTGCGCGCGCCGAACGCGGCGCCCGCGAAGATCGCCGAGCGTGCATGCCGGATCCTGCGCGACATGCATGCCGAGCAGGCGTGCGCATCGCTCGACGGTTACGTGCAGCTCGTGGTTGCGCGCCCGGCCAACGCGGTGCGCGACGACGGCGCCGCCCTCGCCCCGCACTTCGCGCGGCGCATCGCGGCCGAGGTCAAACCGGCGGCCGGCGCGCAGGTGCGCACGACGCTCGATGCGCCGCTGCAGCGCTTCGCGCGCGACACGCTGGTGCGCGCGCTGACCGAACTCAACGCGCCCGCGCACCGGCGCAACGTGCAGGACGGCGCGGTCGTCGTGATCGACAACGCGACCGGCGAGATTCGCGCATGGGTCGGATCGTCGGGTGCGCTGTCGAGCGCGCGCGACGTCGATGCCGTGCTCGCGCCGCGCCAGGCCGGCTCGACGCTCAAGCCGTTCCTCTACGCGCAGGCGCTCGACGAAAAGCGGCTGACGGCCGCGTCGCTGCTCGACGACGCGCCGATCAACCTCGCCGCCGGCGGCGGCCTGTACATTCCGCAGAACTACGACAAGGATTTCAAGGGCTGGGTGAGCGTGCGCAGCGCACTCGGCGGCTCGCTGAACGTGCCGGCCGTGCGCACGCTCGTGCTCGTCACGCCGCACCGCTTCGCGCGCACGCTGACCGCGCTCGGCCTGCCGCTCGCGCAGGAAGGCGATTACTACGGCTTCAGCCTCGCGCTCGGCAGTGCGGACGTCACGCTGCTGTCGCTGACCAACGCGTATCGCGCGCTCGCGAACGGCGGCGTCGCGCGCAAGGTCGTCGACCTGCCGGCCGGCGTTCCGGCACCGGCGTCCGGCACGGCAGCGGCTGCGCGTACGGACAGCGGCACGCGCGTGTTCAGCGAGGCGGCCAGTTTCGTCATCACCGACATCCTGTCCGACAACAACGCGCGCGTCCGCACGTTCGGCTTCGACAACCCGCTCGCGACGCGCTTCTTCTCGGCCGTCAAAACCGGCACCAGCAAGGACATGCGCGACAACTGGACCGTCGGCTACACGTCGCGCTATACGGTCGGCGTGTGGGTCGGCAATGCGGACGGCTCGCCGATGTGGGACGTGTCGGGCGTCACGGGCGCGTCGCCCGTGTGGTCGGCCGTCGTCGGCTACCTGCACCGCGACCTGCCGAGCCGTGCGCCGCGCGCGCCGGCGGGCGTCGAGACGCGCCGCATCGCGTTCGAACGCGATATCGAGCCGGCACGCAACGAGTGGTTCCTGTCCGGGACGGCGGTCGACACGATCCGGCTCGCCGCGCCCGTCACGCCGGGCAAGGACGGCGCGCGTGCGCCGCTGACGATCGGCGCGCCGACCGACGGCACGATCTTCGCGATCGACCCCGACATTCCGCCGAAGAACCAGCGCATCTGGTTCGAGCGCTCGGCCGGGCACGCGACGAAGTTCGCGTGGCGGCTTGACGACAAGGTGATCGGGCATGCCGATCGTGTCGCGTGGCTGCCGTGGCCGGGACGGCACCGGCTCGAACTCGTCGACGCACGCGGCAACGTCGCGGATGCGATCACCTTCGAGGTGCGCGGCGCGTTCACGAAGACGGCCGCGCGCAAGCCCTGA